From the Oscillatoria salina IIICB1 genome, the window TTAGTCCTCTTTTTTAACAAGCTTGTAGTGAGAAATTTAGTCCTCCTGCTTCGCGAGTTCGTAGTCAAGAATTTAGTCATCCTTTTTTAACAAGCTTGTAGTGAGAAATTTAGTCCTCCTGCTTCGCGAGTTCGTAGTGAGGACTTCAGTCCTCATTCTCCAGCGCTATAGACGCGCAAAGCATGGCTTCAAAGCAGAGTAGCGCTGATTACAAATTGCCTTAGCCAACCGTATTTTCTAACTTCAAACTCAACAATTTATCCGCTTCGGCGGCGAATTCCATTGGTAATTCGTTGAGGACATCTTTACAGAAACCACTTACCAACATTGAAACCGCATCTTCTTCAGAAATACCTCTTTGAGCGAAGTAGAAAAGTTGATCTTCACCGATTTTAGCAGTAGAGGCTTCGTGTTCGACTTTTGCCGTATTATTATCTACTTGAATGTAAGGAAAGGTATTGGCTTCAGCAGTATCGCCAATTAGCATCGAGTCACACTGGGAGTAGTTGCGCGCACCTTTGGCTTTGGGTCCCATTTTCACCAAACCTCGGTAGCTATTTTGCGATTTTCCTGCCGAAATTCCTTTGGAAATAATCGTACTGCGGGTGTTTTTGCCGATGTGGATCATTTTGGTTCCAGTATCAGCTTGCTGTACGTTATTAGTCAACGCGATCGAGTAAAATTCACCGACAGAATTATCTCCTGCTAGGACGCAGCTTGGATATTTCCAGGTAATTGCCGAACCTGTTTCTACTTGCGTCCAAGAAATTTTCGAGTTTTTGCCTTTACACAAACCGCGCTTGGTGACAAAGTTGTAAATGCCACCTTTGCCGTTTTCGTCGCCAGCAAACCAGTTTTGTACTGTTGAATATTTAATTTCAGCGTTGTCGAGGGTGACTAATTCCACTACTGCCGCGTGTAACTGATTGGTATCGTACATTGGCGCGGTACAGCCTTCCAGATAGCTCACGGAGGAACCTTCTTCAGCGACAATTAAGGTACGCTCGAATTGTCCCGTGTCTCCAGAGTTGATGCGGAAGTAGGTAGATAATTCCATTGGACAGGTTACGCCTTTGGGAATGAAGACGAAGGAACCGTCGCTGAAGACTGCTGAGTTTAAGGCTGCAAAGTAGTTGTCTCCGACGGGAACTACGCTACCAAGGTATTTTTGCACCAGTTCGGGGTGTTCTTGTAAAGCTTCGGAGATCGAGCAAAAAATTACGCCTTCTTCGGCAAGTTTTTCTTTAAAGGTGGTGGCGATGGAAACGCTGTCGAAAATCGCATCGACGGCAACGTTACTCAGTCGCTTTTGTTCGGAGAGGGGAATACCTAATTTCTCGAAGGTTTCCAAGACTGCGGGATCGACTTCTTCGAGGCTATTAAGCTTTTCTTTCTGTTTTTTTGGCGCTGAGTAGTAGATAATATTCTGATAATCTATGGGAGGATAGTTAACGTGCGACCAGTTGGGTTCCTCCATTTTCAGCCATTGGCGATAAGCTTTCAGGCGGAACTCGAGCATGAATTCTGGCTCGTTTTTCTTGGCGGAAATTAAACGGATTACGTCCTCGTTTAGCCCGCGAGGAATGATGTCCGCTTCGATGTCGGTGACGAAGCCGTATTTATAGGGTTGATTGACTAAGGTTTTGACTGTAGAACTCATTTTAATCGCGTTCTCTGTTGTTGTTCTCTCTAAAGATGGCAGTTAGGTCTGTCAGACTACTATATAACTTAAACAACTTTTTTGTTGCTTAACTATATTTTACGTTACATTAACAACAAAGATGTTGTCAAAGTTAAGATCCTGGTAATTTCCCGAAACTTTTGCCAGCTATCCCCAATTAATTGACAAAATTTGTCTTTTATGGTAATAAATCTGGTTGGTTTATTGAGGAAATCCACCGATCTAGCTTTGACAGGAGTAGAACTACTCACACCCGAACGATGACAACTACAGAACATACTTCAACCAAACAAGATATCCTGCAATATTTACTCAAACGAGGTCAAGGGACGGCGGTTGAGTTAGCGGAGACTTTATCGATAACTCCTCAAGCTATTCGGCGTCATTTGAAAGATTTGGAGTTAGAAAATTTAATCGAATACGAGACAGTCCAGCAAGGGATGGGTCGTCCCCAACATATTTATCGGTTAAGTCGGACGGGACGCGATCGCTTTCCCAACCGCTATAGTGAATTTGCTGTTTCTTTTCTCGATACCCTTGCGGAAACCGCCGGAGAGGAACAGGTAAAAGCAGTTTTACGCAAGCAGTGGGAACGCAAAGCAGCTTATTACCGCGATCGTCTCGGTAAAGGTGGTTTAACACATCGTCTTGCTAACTTGGTCAAACTTAGGCAAGAAGAAGGCTATATGGCAGAATGGTTTCCGGTGGAAGCTAATGGATCTCGCGCTGCTGAAAAATATATCCTTTATGAGCATAATTGTGCTATTTCTGAGGTGGCGGAATCTTATCCTAGTGTCTGCGGACATGAGTTAGAAATGTTTGCCGCAGTTTTGCCTGATTGCCAAGTTGAACGGACTCAATGGCTTAATGAGGGAGAACATCACTGTGGCTATTTGATTCAAGCAAATCCCAGTAAATAATTTTAAGTATCATAAACAAGTAAATCTGTCAAGGAAAATTAAATTTCGATTTAAGCTACCAAAATCAAGAAGAAAACCTCGCGCACAAAGATTATGGCTCAACTACCACAACCAGGAAGCGAATTTTTAACTCCTGAAGAGTCAGCAGATGTAGACAAAGCGCTGCTGTCTTCTTCAGAAAAGTTTCTCACTCGTTTGACGATTTCTTCTTGGAGACTATTGAGAATCATTGCTGAAGATGCGGGTAAACCGATTGAAGAACTAACTTATCAGCAGATTATCGATTGGTTTGAGAAAGACGGAAAAGTACGCCGGGAACAAGGCGTTGATGCGGCTGTTCTCAAGTGGGAAGTGTAGGGGAGTGGGGATTTCAGTGAGCAGTTATCAGTGAACAGTTATCAGTTAGCAGTGAGCAGCTAGCAGTTAGCAGTTAGCGGTTAACAGTTATCAGTGAACCCAGTCCCCAATCACTCCACAGATATAAGCATAAATCCTCGTCCGAAAGGTATTATTATGACATTGGTATAATTATTGAAAGAAGTTCAATTTGGATAATGAAAATTAAGGTTCCGAGTATAGTTTGTCAGGGTTGTGTAGATACGATTACCAAAGAAATCAAGACTCACGAGCCAGAAGCTAAGGTAGAAGTAGATTTAGAAGGCAAAACTGTCACTGTTGATGAGACGAAAGCTTCGGAAGAGTCGATCAAACAGATGATTACCGCAGTTGGTCATACTGTGGAATAGGTTAAGAAAAAGACTACTTTTCCTGAAGTTGGCTGAGTAGCGTCGAAAAATTGGCTGGATTCTAGGAATTTTTCGGTTTAAAATGGGACTATACTAGAAATCCAGCCGTTTTGCTGGCTACGAGCAACTAGGTACTATTACCCAGTTTGCTTGAAGCGATCGTATTATTGAATAAAGAAGCTATATTATTCCTTCTCAAAGCCCTTTTAGCTCTTTATGGCGGCTACTCTGGGAAAAGGGTAGTCCAACAAGAAGATCTTAGAGTTTGGCAGTAATTTTGCCAGCACAATTAGCTCTATTAGCTTGATTTTGGTGCATCCTCCACAAATATTACGTTTATAGGTTTGAGTTTAGGTCGAACTTAAACCAAACTTATTGTTTAGAATTTCGATCTAAAACCAAGAGACAAATTTCACAAAATCTTTACTAAAAATTAACATTTTGTGAATTTTTAGTAAAGATGCCAGTAATTTATTTCTTTACTTGAGGAATTATCTTATTCCTAACTGTAGCAGCCGTAGAGGAGGAGTCAAAGGGTGAATTTAACCTGTTTTCAGGATGCTATCTTAAATAATTCCTCTCTGAAAGAGGAGAGTTTATATTTGTCCAGACTACAGGCAATAATGGACAATGTTTTGGTAATTGGAGGTGAGAATTTTCTCGCTACCCTTTGGCTTGAAAATATTCGTTATGCAAAAGTTGTAGCTACAGAGATAACTTACCGGGCGCAACTACTTGAATTTACTGAAATACATCAACCGAAAGTATTAATTATTGATGCTAGTTATCCGATTATTCTTGGTTGGTATAACGAGCTTAAACAATTTTCTCAGTTTCCGTACATTTATTGTCTGGCGATCGCTCAAGAAAATTCCGATTCGCCCAGGGAGATTGTCTCTCAACTATCCAGAGAGGCTGAAGCTTTGGAAAATGGTGCAGACGTTTATTTAAGACTAAAGCGATCTTCGGTGGCTACTGAAGCCCAAAGACGGCTTCTAGAAGCGCAAATTAAAGTGGGGTTGCGCCAGGTGGAAAAATATCGAGAACTTTTGCAGACAAATGATTATTTGTCGAGTATGGCTTTTGCCGATCCTTTGACGCAAATTAGTAATCGCCGTGCTTTAGAATGGGAGTTACCCCGACAAATCGAAAATGCTCGCAACCAACAGATTCCCTTAAGTTTGCTGATTTTAGATGTAGATTACTTTAAGTCGGTTAACGACAATCACGGTCATTTAGTTGGCGATCGCGTTCTTCAGTTACTGACTACTCGCCTGAAACATCATTTACGAGTTCAAGATACCATTTTTCGCTATGGAGGGGAAGAATTTGTCGTTTTGCTCAAACAAGCAGACGCACCTACAGCTTACGCGATCGCCGAACGCTTGCGTCAAGTTATCTGCGACCAAGCTTTTCAAATTGACCGAAATTTATCTCTTCTAGTTACTATCAGTATAGGAGTTTCTACCTTAACTGCGACAGACGATCCCGAAGGATTTGACTTACTCAAAAGAGCTGATGATAATCTTATTCGAGCCAAATCTACAGGTCGCAATCAGGCGATCGGTCAGTAAGTTAACCAGTTAATTGTCTCAATTGT encodes:
- the sufB gene encoding Fe-S cluster assembly protein SufB, whose protein sequence is MSSTVKTLVNQPYKYGFVTDIEADIIPRGLNEDVIRLISAKKNEPEFMLEFRLKAYRQWLKMEEPNWSHVNYPPIDYQNIIYYSAPKKQKEKLNSLEEVDPAVLETFEKLGIPLSEQKRLSNVAVDAIFDSVSIATTFKEKLAEEGVIFCSISEALQEHPELVQKYLGSVVPVGDNYFAALNSAVFSDGSFVFIPKGVTCPMELSTYFRINSGDTGQFERTLIVAEEGSSVSYLEGCTAPMYDTNQLHAAVVELVTLDNAEIKYSTVQNWFAGDENGKGGIYNFVTKRGLCKGKNSKISWTQVETGSAITWKYPSCVLAGDNSVGEFYSIALTNNVQQADTGTKMIHIGKNTRSTIISKGISAGKSQNSYRGLVKMGPKAKGARNYSQCDSMLIGDTAEANTFPYIQVDNNTAKVEHEASTAKIGEDQLFYFAQRGISEEDAVSMLVSGFCKDVLNELPMEFAAEADKLLSLKLENTVG
- the sufR gene encoding iron-sulfur cluster biosynthesis transcriptional regulator SufR, with amino-acid sequence MTTTEHTSTKQDILQYLLKRGQGTAVELAETLSITPQAIRRHLKDLELENLIEYETVQQGMGRPQHIYRLSRTGRDRFPNRYSEFAVSFLDTLAETAGEEQVKAVLRKQWERKAAYYRDRLGKGGLTHRLANLVKLRQEEGYMAEWFPVEANGSRAAEKYILYEHNCAISEVAESYPSVCGHELEMFAAVLPDCQVERTQWLNEGEHHCGYLIQANPSK
- a CDS encoding heavy-metal-associated domain-containing protein yields the protein MKIKVPSIVCQGCVDTITKEIKTHEPEAKVEVDLEGKTVTVDETKASEESIKQMITAVGHTVE
- a CDS encoding GGDEF domain-containing protein, with translation MNLTCFQDAILNNSSLKEESLYLSRLQAIMDNVLVIGGENFLATLWLENIRYAKVVATEITYRAQLLEFTEIHQPKVLIIDASYPIILGWYNELKQFSQFPYIYCLAIAQENSDSPREIVSQLSREAEALENGADVYLRLKRSSVATEAQRRLLEAQIKVGLRQVEKYRELLQTNDYLSSMAFADPLTQISNRRALEWELPRQIENARNQQIPLSLLILDVDYFKSVNDNHGHLVGDRVLQLLTTRLKHHLRVQDTIFRYGGEEFVVLLKQADAPTAYAIAERLRQVICDQAFQIDRNLSLLVTISIGVSTLTATDDPEGFDLLKRADDNLIRAKSTGRNQAIGQ